A single window of Balaenoptera acutorostrata chromosome X, mBalAcu1.1, whole genome shotgun sequence DNA harbors:
- the LOC103006878 gene encoding non-histone chromosomal protein HMG-17-like — translation MPKRNAEGDAKGYKAKVKDKPQRRSARLSAKPAPPNPEPKLKKAPAKKGEKVPKGKKGKVDAGKDGNIPAENRNVITDQAQKAEGAGDAK, via the exons ATGCCCAAGAGAAATGCTGAAGGGGATGCTAAAGGATATAAAGCCAAGGTGAAGGACAAACCACAGAGACGATCTGCAAGGTTATCTGCTAAACCTGCTCCTCCAAATCCAGAGCCCAAGCTTAAAAAG gcccctgcaaagaagggagagaaggtacccaaagggaaaaaggggaaagTTGATGCTGGCAAGGATGGGAATATCCCTGCAGAAAATAGAAATGTCATAACAGACCAGGCACAGAAAGCTGAAGGTGCTGGAGATGCCAAGTGA